A stretch of Henckelia pumila isolate YLH828 chromosome 4, ASM3356847v2, whole genome shotgun sequence DNA encodes these proteins:
- the LOC140863172 gene encoding protein BASIC PENTACYSTEINE6-like — translation MMDHNHFTIKTFMAITAERDAAIRERNMALEERKRAFQERDMAMLQRDAAIAERNAAIQERDEAIAALQYRENSLNEYDTLPDTSGHELPSGDKQIPYQQMHISEAAFSPRESSRVDELTVTEAPETVKSRKGRQPKDGKSTKSAKSARIGKRSSEGLSKPVNSVASNGWNKERVLESDEEDLDKPVSWKDNLGLNQISFDDSAMPVPVCTCTGSPQPCYRWGSGGWQSACCTTTISMYPLPQAANRRYSRVGGRKMSGSAFSKLLNRLAAEGYDFSTPLDLKSHWAKHGTNRYSTLK, via the exons ATGATG GACCACAATCACTTTACCATAAAGACATTCATGGCCATCACGGCCGAGAGAGATGCTGCCATCCGAGAGAGGAACATGGCACTAGAGGAGAGAAAGAGGGCTTTCCAAGAGCGAGATATGGCAATGCTGCAGCGTGATGCTGCAATTGCCGAGCGAAATGCTGCCATACAGGAGCGAGACGAAGCAATTGCTGCTCTGCAATATCGAGAGAATTCGTTGAATGAATATGACACTCTCCCTGATACATCTGGACACGAACTACCCAGTGGAGATAAGCAGATTCCATACCAGCAAATGCATATATCTGAAGCAGCTTTTAGTCCTAGAGAAAGTTCAAGAGTTGATGAACTCACTGTTACAGAGGCTCCTGAAACAGTAAAATCAAGAAAAGGGAGGCAGCCAAAAGATGGAAAATCAACCAAGTCAGCCAAATCCGCAAGAATTGGTAAAAGATCATCCGAAGGTTTGAGTAAGCCGGTTAACTCTGTCGCATCCAATGGTTGGAACAAGGAGCGAGTTTTGGAGAGCGATGAGGAGGACCTAGATAAGCCGGTTTCATGGAAAGATAATCTAGGTCTGAACCAAATAAGcttcgatgactcagccatgCCAGTGCCGGTTTGCACTTGCACAGGATCTCCCCAACCTTGCTACAGATGGGGCAGTGGTGGATGGCAGTCAGCCTGTTGTACTACCACGATTTCAATGTATCCATTGCCTCAGGCGGCCAATAGACGCTACTCTCGCGTTGGTGGCCGAAAAATGAGTGGCAGTGCATTTAGCAAGTTGCTTAATCGGCTTGCTGCCGAGGGATATGACTTCTCTACTCCATTGGATCTTAAATCTCACTGGGCTAAGCATGGCACGAACCGTTACAGCACACTAAAATAG